The Candidatus Dormiibacterota bacterium genome contains a region encoding:
- a CDS encoding lipase family protein, with protein sequence MISALLFAATVATGTTATVTVGPPGSAFYVPPDPLPARRDGAVVWARRFTGGPALPSAAVNERILYETIGTSGTFTAVSGTIAIPQGAPPAHGWPVISWAHGTVGDAPQCAPSRSSRPNIEQRMLDGFVRRGYAVAQTDYEGNGTPGIHPYFVATASARDVTDIVRAAREIDPQIGRTWIVMGHSEGGAAALATAALGEQWAPELHLAGAVAYAPASHVEGILQNEILGDAPNSGLVFLGLLIAGFSTVDPRIDPAQMLEPQALQMMPELQQRCISDLMNDSDWDRIDPRTIFRPQADEDALYADLLANSPENFSISVPTLLVQGVADALVPSEMTIALRDRLCRSGAPVAFKAYVGATHGSVLAAAAGDVAAWIARRFRGAPAHSTC encoded by the coding sequence ATGATAAGCGCACTGCTTTTTGCGGCGACCGTAGCAACCGGTACCACGGCGACCGTTACCGTTGGACCGCCCGGCAGCGCATTCTACGTGCCGCCCGACCCGCTGCCTGCTCGGCGTGACGGAGCCGTCGTTTGGGCGCGACGTTTCACCGGCGGTCCGGCGTTGCCGTCCGCTGCGGTGAACGAGCGGATCCTCTACGAGACGATAGGAACGAGCGGCACGTTCACCGCGGTTTCCGGAACGATTGCGATTCCGCAAGGGGCACCTCCGGCGCACGGATGGCCCGTGATCAGCTGGGCGCACGGTACGGTCGGCGACGCGCCGCAATGCGCGCCGTCGCGCTCGTCGCGGCCGAATATCGAGCAGCGCATGCTCGACGGCTTCGTGCGCCGCGGCTACGCCGTCGCGCAGACGGACTACGAAGGCAACGGCACGCCCGGCATACATCCGTATTTCGTCGCGACGGCCTCGGCGCGCGACGTCACCGATATCGTGCGCGCGGCGCGCGAAATCGATCCCCAGATCGGTCGCACGTGGATCGTCATGGGCCACTCCGAAGGCGGCGCCGCAGCGCTCGCGACCGCCGCTCTCGGCGAGCAATGGGCGCCTGAGCTGCACCTCGCCGGGGCCGTCGCGTACGCGCCGGCTTCTCACGTCGAAGGCATCCTACAGAACGAGATACTCGGCGACGCGCCCAACAGCGGTCTCGTCTTCTTGGGGCTGCTCATCGCCGGATTCTCGACGGTCGATCCGCGGATCGATCCCGCGCAGATGCTCGAGCCGCAAGCGCTGCAAATGATGCCCGAACTGCAGCAACGGTGCATTTCCGATCTCATGAACGACTCCGATTGGGATCGGATCGATCCCCGGACGATCTTCCGGCCGCAAGCCGACGAGGACGCGCTCTACGCCGATCTCCTTGCAAACTCTCCCGAGAACTTCTCGATCTCGGTGCCGACGCTGCTCGTGCAAGGTGTTGCGGATGCGCTCGTTCCCTCGGAGATGACGATCGCACTGCGCGATCGTCTGTGCCGCAGCGGCGCGCCGGTAGCGTTCAAAGCCTACGTCGGTGCGACCCACGGCTCGGTCTTGGCCGCCGCCGCCGGCGACGTCGCGGCCTGGATCGCCCGACGCTTTCGAGGAGCTCCCGCGCACTCCACGTGCTAG
- a CDS encoding radical SAM protein codes for MECARGISMLNVTKLLCDVEQPMDALRYGQGAGAPRSARDRKPVVVWNVSRTCNLRCEHCYSDSRADRYAGELTHEQGRALLDDLAAFRVPAVLLSGGEPLARADTLELAAYARSLGLKLTLSTNGTLIDERRAARIREIGFAYVGISIDGIGETNDRFRGVSGAFDRAMRGIRNCKAVGQKVGLRLTLTPWTVRDLDAIFDLIEAEDIERACFYHLVPTGRGRVATSLSAAETRRAVDTIFRRTRQFWRDGRPREILTVDNHADAAYLYLSLLREDSARATRALEALLWNGGGANSSGIGIADVDTQGNVHPDQFLQSVTLGNVKERRFSAIWTDESNATLAALRDRKGRLHGRCSVCTFLPICGGNFRARAFNLHGDLWASDPGCYLSDAEIGIA; via the coding sequence GCGGCATCTCCATGCTGAACGTCACCAAGCTTCTGTGCGACGTCGAGCAGCCGATGGATGCGTTGCGCTACGGTCAAGGCGCCGGCGCTCCGCGTAGCGCTCGCGATCGAAAGCCGGTGGTCGTTTGGAACGTCTCTCGGACCTGCAACCTCCGATGCGAGCACTGCTACAGCGATTCGCGCGCCGACAGGTACGCCGGCGAGCTGACGCACGAGCAAGGCCGCGCGCTCCTCGACGACCTCGCCGCCTTTCGCGTTCCCGCAGTTCTGCTCTCCGGCGGCGAACCGCTCGCGCGCGCGGATACCCTGGAACTCGCGGCGTACGCACGATCGCTCGGCTTGAAGCTCACGCTTTCGACCAACGGAACGCTCATCGACGAACGGCGTGCCGCGCGCATTCGAGAAATCGGATTTGCCTACGTTGGCATATCGATCGACGGCATCGGCGAGACGAACGACCGCTTCCGCGGAGTCTCCGGCGCATTCGACCGAGCGATGCGAGGCATTCGCAACTGCAAGGCCGTCGGCCAAAAGGTCGGGCTGCGGCTAACGCTGACGCCGTGGACGGTGCGGGACCTCGATGCGATATTCGATCTGATCGAAGCCGAAGACATCGAACGCGCATGTTTCTATCATCTGGTACCCACTGGGCGCGGTCGCGTGGCCACGAGCCTCAGCGCCGCCGAGACCCGCCGTGCCGTGGACACGATCTTCCGCAGAACGCGGCAGTTTTGGCGCGACGGACGACCGCGCGAGATTCTCACCGTCGACAATCATGCCGACGCCGCGTACCTCTATTTGTCGTTGCTCCGGGAGGATTCGGCGCGAGCGACACGAGCGCTCGAGGCCTTATTGTGGAACGGCGGCGGCGCCAACTCCTCCGGCATCGGGATTGCGGACGTTGACACGCAGGGCAACGTCCATCCCGATCAGTTCTTGCAGAGCGTCACGCTCGGCAACGTCAAGGAGCGGAGATTCAGCGCGATTTGGACCGACGAGAGCAACGCCACGCTTGCCGCCCTGCGCGACCGGAAGGGTCGGCTGCACGGGCGCTGCTCCGTCTGCACGTTCCTGCCGATTTGCGGCGGCAACTTTCGGGCGCGCGCGTTCAATCTTCACGGCGACCTGTGGGCCTCCGATCCCGGCTGTTACCTGAGCGACGCGGAGATCGGCATCGCGTAA